The genomic region GGTCTTCGGTCATCGCTGTCAGCACCGGGCCGAGGGGATGCGCCGGAGTGCGGCTTCGAGGTCGTCGAGGCGGATGCGGATGGGGCGCCGGCCGCATTGGTAGGCCGGGATCGTGCCGTCGGCGATGCGGCGACGGATGGTCTTGACCGACAGGGACATCACGGCTGCGGCTTCCTCGAGGCTGAGGTAGACCGGAAGCGTCTTCTCAGCCATCGGACCGGTCCCCGAATTGTGTCGGGGTCGCGGAGGCGAGGAAGCGGCGGGCGTCGGCGACGGTGATGTAGAGGCGGCCGCAGCCGTCGAACCGTGCCCACCTTGGGCCGATGCCGCGTCTGCGCCAGTCGCGCACGGTGCGTTGGGGGGTGCGGATGAGGTCGCAGAACTCCTCGAAGGTGATGAGGCCTCGGTCGTCCCAGTCGTCGGGGATCTGGATCGGGTTCATCGCAGGGGTCCTGTCTGGTCGGGATGTGTGCTCTCGTAGTCACCAATGGCGGACAGGGGTCCTGGGCGATCACGTCACCAGGTCTCGCCCCTGCACGTCATCGACTGATGCCGCGCGGACGGTCGGACCGGGGCGTGGTCCGGACGGGTCGGGGTGCATGGCGCCGGCCCTCGTGTGGTGTGGGCACGCCGCCCTCGGGGGCACGGGGACGTGCTGGGGGCCCGTAGCGGTCGATGTCGTCGGCGGCGGTCTGGGCGGCGTGGCCGGGGCCGAGGTCGGCGCGGTCGCGGCTGAAGACGTCGATCCATTGGGCTCGTGCGTCGTCGGTGGTCTCGGCGACGAGGTGGGCGGTGTTGTGGTGGCGGCCGCGGGTCATGCCGACGTACGCCGCGGCCGCGC from Nocardioides sp. dk884 harbors:
- a CDS encoding helix-turn-helix domain-containing protein, which gives rise to MAEKTLPVYLSLEEAAAVMSLSVKTIRRRIADGTIPAYQCGRRPIRIRLDDLEAALRRIPSARC